One window from the genome of Vicugna pacos chromosome 23, VicPac4, whole genome shotgun sequence encodes:
- the HLX gene encoding H2.0-like homeobox protein, with protein sequence MFAAGLAPFYASNFSLWSAAYCSSAGPGGCSFPLDPAAVKKPSFCIADILHAGVGEPGAAPEGLAGASAAALTAHLGSAHPHASFQAAARSPLRPTPVVAPSEVPAGFPQRLSPLSAAYHHHHPQQQQQQQQPQQQQPPPPPRPGALQPPASGARVVPNPHHNGSAPAPSSKDLKFGIDRILSAEFDPKVKEGNTLRDLTSLLTGGRPAGVHLPGLQPSTGQFFASLDPINEASAILSPLSSNPRNSVQHQFQDTFPGPYAVLTKDTMPQTYKRKRSWSRAVFSNLQRKGLEKRFEIQKYVTKPDRKQLAAMLGLTDAQVKVWFQNRRMKWRHSKEAQAQKDKDKEAGEKPSGGAPAADGEQEERSPSRSEGEAESESSDSESLDMAPSDTERTEGAERSLHQTTVIKASAPGALLAASSGGSGGSSGSGSFSFSGLSSSSTSAGSAGSHGSVGSASELHPAPQPALGSAPKSPEPAQAPLGGL encoded by the exons ATGTTCGCCGCCGGGCTGGCTCCCTTCTACGCGTCCAACTTCAGCCTCTGGTCGGCCGCCTACTGCTCGTCCGCCGGCCCGGGCGGCTGTTCCTTCCCCCTGGACCCCGCCGCCGTCAAGAAACCCTCCTTTTGCATCGCGGACATCCTGCACGCCGGCGTTGGGGAGCCGGGGGCGGCCCCGGAGGGTCTGGCGGGGGCCTCGGCCGCCGCGCTCACCGCTCACTTGGGTTCGGCTCACCCGCACGCCTCTTTCCAAGCTGCCGCCAGATCTCCGCTTCGACCCACCCCAGTGGTGGCGCCCTCCGAAGTCCCAGCTGGCTTCCCGCAGCGGCTGTCTCCGCTCTCAGCCgcctaccaccaccatcacccacagcaacaacagcagcagcaacaaccgCAGCAGCAACAGCCTCCGCCTCCACCCAGGCCTGGGGCCTTGCAGCCCCCGGCCTCCGGGGCACGGGTGGTCCCGAATCCCCACCATAACGGCTCTGCCCCGGCCCCCTCCAGCAAGGACCTCAAATTTGGAATTGACCGCATTTTGTCTGCAGAATTTGACCCAAAAGTCAAGGAAGGCAACACTCTGAGAG ATCTCACGTCGCTGCTAACCGGCGGGCGGCCTGCAGGGGTGCACCTCCCCGGCCTGCAGCCCTCCACCGGCCAGTTCTTCGCATCTCTAGATCCCATTAATGAGGCTTCTGCCATCCTGAGTCCCTTAAGCTCGAACCCGAGAAATTCAGTTCAGCATCAGTTTCAAGATACATTTCCAG GTCCCTATGCTGTGCTCACGAAGGACACCATGCCACAGACATACAAGAGGAAGCGCTCGTGGTCTCGGGCGGTCTTCTCCAACCTGCAGAGGAAAGGCCTGGAGAAGAGGTTTGAGATTCAGAAGTACGTGACCAAACCAGACCGAAAGCAGCTGGCAGCAATGCTGGGTCTCACCGATGCACAG GTGAAGGTGTGGTTCCAGAACCGGCGGATGAAGTGGCGGCACTCCAAGGAGGCCCAGGCTCAGAAGGACAAAGACAAGGAGGCGGGCGAGAAGCCGTCGGGCGGAGCCCCGGCTGCTGACGGCGAGCAGGAGGAGCGGAGCCCCAGCCGCTCGGAGGGCGAGGCCGAGAGCGAGAGCAGCGACTCCGAGTCTCTGGACATGGCCCCCAGCGACACAGAGCGGACTGAAGGGGCCGAGCGGTCTCTGCACCAAACAACGGTCATCAAGGCCTCGGCCCCGGGCGCCCTGCTGGCCGCCAGCAGCGGTGGGAGTGGGGggagcagcggcagcggcagttTTAGCTTCAGCGGCCTCAGTAGCAGCAGCACCAGCGCCGGAAGCGCCGGCAGCCACGGCAGCGTCGGTAGCGCGTCAGAGCTGCACCCCGCGCCCCAGCCCGCCCTCGGCAGCGCCCCGAAAAGCCCCGAGCCCGCCCAGGCACCGCTCGGCGGTCTATAG